From Amycolatopsis sp. cg9, one genomic window encodes:
- a CDS encoding haloalkane dehalogenase → MGLVRLLRTPEDRFTDLPDFPFEPKYAELDDPHGGVIRVGYVEAGPADGPVVLLLHGEPSWSYLYRKVLPVLASAGLRAIAPDLVGFGRSDKPGDLADHTYARHVEWMRGFAFDALDLHDVTLVGQDWGGLIGLRLVAEHPSRFARVVAANTGLPTGDIDMPPQWHAFREAVEKAPVLDVGRFIQSGCRSSLTEAERAAYDAPFPNEMYKAGPRAMPSLVPYRPDDPASTANRAAWRTLTELELPFLVAFSDGDPITGGMAPILQRSMKGAQGIEHPVIAGAGHFLQEDAGEELAEQVVRFVRG, encoded by the coding sequence GTGGGTCTGGTGCGCCTGCTGAGGACACCGGAAGACCGGTTCACGGACCTGCCCGACTTCCCCTTCGAGCCGAAGTACGCCGAGCTCGACGACCCCCACGGCGGCGTGATCAGAGTGGGTTACGTCGAGGCGGGCCCGGCCGACGGCCCGGTCGTCCTGCTCCTCCACGGCGAACCGAGCTGGTCGTACCTGTACCGCAAGGTGCTCCCGGTGCTCGCGTCCGCGGGCCTGCGCGCGATCGCGCCGGACCTGGTCGGCTTCGGCCGCTCGGACAAGCCGGGCGACCTGGCCGACCACACCTACGCCCGGCACGTCGAGTGGATGCGCGGCTTCGCGTTCGACGCGCTGGACCTGCACGACGTGACGCTCGTCGGCCAGGACTGGGGCGGCCTGATCGGCCTGCGCCTGGTGGCGGAGCACCCCTCGCGCTTCGCCCGGGTGGTGGCGGCCAACACCGGCCTGCCCACCGGCGACATCGACATGCCGCCGCAGTGGCACGCGTTCCGCGAGGCCGTGGAGAAGGCCCCGGTACTGGACGTCGGCCGCTTCATCCAGTCAGGCTGCCGGTCCTCGCTGACGGAGGCGGAGCGGGCGGCGTACGACGCACCGTTCCCGAACGAGATGTACAAGGCAGGCCCCCGGGCAATGCCCTCATTGGTGCCCTACCGGCCCGACGACCCGGCCTCGACGGCGAACCGCGCGGCGTGGCGGACGCTGACGGAGCTGGAGCTGCCGTTCCTGGTGGCGTTCTCCGACGGCGACCCGATCACGGGCGGCATGGCCCCGATCCTGCAGCGCTCGATGAAGGGCGCACAGGGGATCGAGCACCCGGTGATCGCCGGAGCCGGGCACTTCCTGCAGGAGGACGCGGGCGAAGAGCTGGCCGAGCAGGTGGTGCGCTTCGTACGGGGCTAG
- a CDS encoding aspartate aminotransferase family protein encodes MTDELLARHRAVMPSWMSLLYHEPIEIVHAHDRRMTDSRGRTYLDFFAGVLTNSMGYDVAEIGDAVRKQLDTGILHTSTLYLIRSQVELAERIAKLSNIPDAKVFFTNSGSEANDTALMLATQFRRSNQVLAMRNSYHGRSFGTVAITGNRGWSASALSPVKVNYVHGGYRYRSPFRDLSDADYIKACVADLVDVLDTATAGDVACLIAEPIQGVGGFSLPPDGLFRAMKEVLDEYGVLFVSDEVQTGWGRTGEHFWGIDAHGVTPDMMTFAKGLGNGLAVGGVVARGDVLDCFQAQSFSTFGGNPVSMAGATAVLDYIKDHDLQANCAARGRQLLDGLRAASSPLVAEVRGKGLMIGVELIKPGTTEPNVAAAARMLEETKERGLLIGKGGLHGNVLRLGPPMTLTADEAQEGLNILLDSLAATHAAL; translated from the coding sequence ATGACCGACGAGCTGCTCGCCCGGCACCGCGCAGTGATGCCGTCCTGGATGTCGCTGCTCTACCACGAACCGATCGAGATCGTGCACGCCCACGACCGGCGCATGACGGACTCGCGGGGCCGCACCTACCTCGACTTCTTCGCCGGCGTGCTGACGAACTCGATGGGCTACGACGTCGCGGAGATCGGCGACGCGGTCCGCAAGCAGCTCGACACCGGCATCCTGCACACCTCGACGCTGTACCTGATCCGCTCGCAGGTGGAGCTGGCCGAGCGGATCGCGAAGCTGTCGAACATCCCGGACGCGAAGGTGTTCTTCACGAACTCCGGCAGCGAGGCCAACGACACGGCGCTGATGCTGGCGACGCAGTTCCGGCGCAGCAACCAGGTGCTGGCGATGCGGAACTCCTACCACGGCCGGTCCTTCGGGACGGTCGCGATCACGGGCAACCGCGGCTGGTCGGCGTCGGCGCTGAGCCCGGTCAAGGTCAACTACGTCCACGGCGGCTACCGCTACCGCAGCCCGTTCCGGGACCTGTCCGACGCCGACTACATCAAGGCCTGCGTCGCGGACCTGGTGGACGTGCTGGACACGGCGACCGCGGGCGACGTGGCCTGCCTGATCGCCGAGCCCATCCAGGGCGTCGGCGGGTTCAGCCTCCCGCCAGACGGCCTGTTCCGGGCGATGAAGGAGGTCCTCGACGAATACGGGGTGCTGTTCGTCTCCGACGAGGTCCAGACCGGCTGGGGCCGCACGGGCGAGCACTTCTGGGGCATCGACGCGCACGGCGTGACCCCGGACATGATGACGTTCGCGAAGGGACTCGGGAACGGCCTCGCGGTCGGCGGCGTCGTGGCCCGCGGCGACGTCCTCGACTGCTTCCAGGCCCAGTCGTTCTCGACGTTCGGCGGCAACCCGGTCTCGATGGCCGGCGCGACGGCGGTGCTGGACTACATCAAGGACCACGACCTCCAGGCCAACTGCGCGGCCCGAGGACGTCAGCTCCTCGACGGGCTGCGCGCCGCTTCTTCGCCGCTGGTGGCCGAGGTACGGGGCAAGGGCCTGATGATCGGCGTGGAGCTGATCAAGCCGGGCACGACCGAGCCGAACGTGGCGGCGGCGGCAAGGATGCTGGAGGAGACGAAGGAGCGCGGCCTGCTGATCGGCAAGGGCGGCCTGCACGGCAACGTCCTGCGCCTGGGCCCCCCGATGACCCTTACCGCCGACGAGGCCCAGGAGGGCCTGAACATCCTGCTCGACTCCCTGGCCGCAACCCACGCGGCACTCTGA
- the serS gene encoding serine--tRNA ligase — MIDPRTLREDPEAVRASQRARGEDEGVVDKLLSLDTRRRSSIAAADKLRNEQKLLGKQIPKAPPEEKQQLLATAKELAAQVKAAEAEQNTSSEEFDQLFRSVPNLVHPDAPVGGEDDFAVVKHVGEPTKFDFTPKDHLELLEALGGVDMERGAKVSGSRFYFLTGVGAQLQLGLLNMAIAQALENGFTPMITPSLVRPEIMAGTGFLGSHSSEIYHLEDDDLYLVGTSEVPLAGFHADEILDLTDGPNRYAGWSSCYRREAGSYGKDTRGIIRVHQFDKVEMFVYAKPADAEAEHERLLGWEEQMLAKIEVPYRVIDTATGDLGTSAHRKFDCEAWIPTQDTYRELTSTSNCTTFQARRLSVRYRDENGKPQIAATLNGTLATTRWIVAIVENHQQEDGSVRVPAALRPFVGGKEVLTPR; from the coding sequence GTGATTGACCCCAGGACTCTGCGCGAAGACCCGGAAGCCGTGCGCGCGTCGCAGCGCGCCCGTGGTGAAGACGAGGGAGTGGTCGACAAGCTGCTCTCCCTCGACACCCGGCGCCGGTCTTCGATCGCGGCCGCGGACAAGCTGCGCAACGAGCAGAAGCTCCTGGGCAAGCAGATCCCGAAGGCCCCACCCGAGGAGAAGCAGCAGCTGCTGGCCACCGCCAAGGAGCTCGCCGCGCAGGTCAAGGCGGCCGAGGCGGAGCAGAACACGTCGTCGGAGGAGTTCGACCAGCTCTTCCGCTCCGTGCCGAACCTGGTCCACCCGGACGCTCCCGTCGGCGGCGAAGACGACTTCGCCGTGGTCAAGCACGTCGGCGAGCCGACGAAGTTCGACTTCACCCCGAAGGACCACCTCGAGCTGCTCGAAGCGCTCGGCGGCGTCGACATGGAGCGCGGCGCGAAGGTGTCGGGCTCGCGGTTCTACTTCCTCACCGGCGTCGGCGCGCAACTGCAGCTCGGCCTGCTCAACATGGCCATCGCGCAGGCGCTCGAAAACGGCTTCACGCCGATGATCACGCCGTCGCTGGTCCGCCCGGAGATCATGGCGGGCACCGGCTTCCTCGGCTCGCACTCGAGCGAGATCTACCACCTCGAGGACGACGACCTCTACCTGGTCGGGACGTCGGAGGTGCCGCTCGCCGGCTTCCACGCCGACGAGATCCTCGACCTGACCGACGGCCCGAACCGCTACGCGGGCTGGTCGTCCTGCTACCGCCGCGAGGCCGGCTCGTACGGCAAGGACACCCGCGGCATCATCCGCGTGCACCAGTTCGACAAGGTCGAGATGTTCGTCTACGCCAAGCCGGCCGACGCCGAGGCGGAGCACGAGCGGCTGCTCGGCTGGGAAGAGCAGATGCTCGCGAAGATCGAGGTGCCCTACCGGGTGATCGACACCGCGACCGGCGACCTCGGCACGTCCGCGCACCGCAAGTTCGACTGCGAGGCGTGGATCCCGACGCAGGACACCTACCGCGAGCTGACCTCTACGTCGAACTGCACGACGTTCCAGGCCCGCCGCCTGTCGGTCCGCTACCGCGACGAGAACGGCAAGCCGCAGATCGCCGCCACGCTCAACGGCACGCTGGCCACCACCCGGTGGATTGTCGCGATCGTCGAGAACCACCAGCAGGAGGACGGCTCCGTCCGCGTGCCGGCGGCGCTGCGTCCGTTCGTCGGCGGCAAGGAAGTCCTCACCCCTCGCTGA
- a CDS encoding DUF3558 family protein, with protein MKWQVAVALAAATVVTGCTVAVGGSASPVPGQGPVVKAVDACKLLDEAQVDALGYRQPGRSVPENKDRLQPPMCLWSLKDNDDLSAVLSVGLATDMDFNEYIAGAVPKSSPQEIGGLSWTQYGSILPDDCTFYASLGDKSFAFVGVSTGKLEKSCELVKLAIPQAAAHLPGGQDAPPITPQTSAKPEPGGPLLSADPCATLKPDQVAQLKNISPDGEKTNSTVIPNSTYCLWDDTDGDEGQKAFEVWFGPSTPVADWPGAKGVNPTETLDVGGKKWGLFPNMGGLRATCGATLAITETSSIQVVSGFIGDDTKTCDVVKQALPLVTPNLPG; from the coding sequence ATGAAGTGGCAGGTGGCGGTGGCGCTGGCCGCGGCGACCGTGGTGACCGGGTGCACGGTGGCGGTCGGCGGTTCGGCGTCGCCGGTGCCCGGCCAGGGCCCGGTCGTCAAGGCCGTCGACGCCTGCAAGCTGCTCGACGAAGCCCAGGTCGACGCCCTCGGCTACCGGCAGCCGGGCCGTTCGGTGCCGGAGAACAAGGACCGGCTCCAGCCGCCGATGTGCCTGTGGAGCTTGAAGGACAACGACGACCTGTCGGCCGTGCTCAGCGTCGGTCTCGCGACGGACATGGACTTCAACGAGTACATCGCCGGCGCCGTCCCGAAGTCCTCGCCGCAGGAGATCGGCGGGCTCAGCTGGACGCAGTACGGCTCGATCCTCCCCGACGACTGCACGTTCTACGCGTCGCTCGGCGACAAGTCGTTCGCCTTCGTCGGCGTCTCGACCGGCAAGCTCGAGAAGTCGTGCGAACTGGTGAAGCTGGCGATCCCGCAGGCCGCGGCGCACCTGCCCGGTGGGCAGGACGCGCCGCCGATCACGCCGCAGACCTCGGCGAAGCCGGAGCCGGGCGGGCCGCTGCTGTCGGCCGACCCGTGCGCCACGCTCAAGCCCGACCAGGTGGCGCAGCTGAAGAACATCTCGCCCGACGGCGAGAAGACCAACTCGACCGTGATCCCGAACTCGACCTACTGCCTCTGGGACGACACCGACGGCGACGAGGGCCAGAAGGCCTTCGAGGTCTGGTTCGGCCCCAGCACGCCGGTGGCGGACTGGCCCGGCGCCAAGGGGGTCAACCCGACCGAGACCCTCGACGTCGGCGGCAAGAAGTGGGGCCTGTTCCCGAACATGGGCGGCCTGCGGGCGACCTGCGGCGCGACGCTGGCGATCACCGAGACGTCGTCGATCCAGGTGGTCAGCGGGTTCATCGGGGACGACACCAAGACCTGCGACGTCGTCAAGCAGGCCCTGCCGCTGGTGACGCCGAACCTGCCGGGCTAG
- the lhgO gene encoding L-2-hydroxyglutarate oxidase, whose product MRNVVVVGGGIVGLAVAWELTRRGLDVTVLEKESRWAAHQTGHNSNVVHAGLYYKPGSFKARMSVAGNRSIVDFARQYGVPVEVCGKLVVATDEREIPALDTLAERAEANGVPAKKISPAEAREYEPEVSCVAALRVESTGIIDFPAVCHALVRLLDEAGVDLRLDSPALAIRAGANGGVEVATGSDVVVADALVNCAGLHSDRVARLAGLTPSARIVPFRGEYYELKPERRGLVKGLIYPVPDPTLPFLGVHLTRMLDGSVHAGPNAVLALRREGYRWADFSAKDVAEVAAFPGVWRLAKKYAFPTGLDEVRRSFSKKRFAASLARLVPAVTEDDIVRHGSGVRAQAMRRDGSLVDDFLIETARDQVHVLNAPSPAATSALEIARHIADQVSEG is encoded by the coding sequence GTGCGCAACGTGGTGGTCGTCGGGGGCGGGATCGTCGGTCTGGCCGTGGCCTGGGAACTCACCAGGCGAGGGCTGGACGTCACCGTGCTGGAGAAGGAATCCCGGTGGGCGGCCCACCAGACCGGGCACAACTCGAACGTCGTGCACGCCGGGCTCTACTACAAGCCCGGGTCCTTCAAGGCGCGGATGTCCGTCGCCGGCAACCGGTCCATCGTGGACTTCGCGCGCCAGTACGGCGTGCCGGTCGAGGTGTGCGGGAAGCTCGTCGTCGCCACCGACGAACGCGAGATCCCCGCGCTGGACACGCTCGCCGAGCGGGCCGAAGCCAACGGCGTCCCGGCCAAGAAGATCTCGCCCGCGGAAGCCCGCGAGTACGAGCCCGAGGTCTCGTGCGTCGCCGCGTTGCGGGTCGAGTCCACCGGGATCATCGACTTCCCCGCCGTCTGCCACGCGCTCGTCCGGCTGCTCGACGAAGCCGGTGTCGACCTGCGGCTGGACAGTCCCGCGCTGGCCATCCGGGCCGGCGCGAACGGCGGGGTGGAGGTCGCCACCGGCAGCGACGTCGTCGTCGCGGACGCCCTCGTCAACTGCGCCGGCCTGCACTCCGACCGCGTCGCGCGGCTGGCCGGCCTGACGCCGTCCGCGCGGATCGTGCCGTTCCGCGGCGAGTACTACGAGCTCAAGCCGGAGCGCCGCGGCCTGGTCAAGGGCCTGATCTACCCGGTGCCGGACCCGACGCTGCCGTTCCTCGGCGTGCACCTCACGCGGATGCTCGACGGCAGCGTGCACGCCGGCCCGAACGCCGTGCTCGCGCTGCGCCGCGAGGGCTACCGCTGGGCCGACTTCTCCGCGAAGGACGTCGCCGAGGTCGCGGCCTTCCCCGGCGTCTGGCGGCTCGCGAAGAAGTACGCGTTCCCGACCGGGCTCGACGAGGTCCGCCGCTCGTTCTCGAAGAAGCGCTTCGCGGCCAGCCTCGCCCGGCTCGTCCCGGCCGTCACCGAGGACGACATCGTCCGCCACGGCTCCGGCGTCCGCGCCCAGGCCATGCGCCGCGACGGCTCGCTCGTCGACGACTTCCTCATCGAGACCGCGCGCGACCAGGTGCACGTCCTGAACGCGCCGTCGCCGGCCGCGACGAGCGCGCTGGAGATCGCGCGCCACATCGCCGACCAGGTGTCCGAGGGCTAG